Within the Thalassoglobus sp. JC818 genome, the region TCTGACGAAAGACCATCACAGAGCAACGGCTTCGCTCCACCATATTGTCCATAAAGATTGACATTTTCACAGGTTTCGTCGATCGCGAGCAGTTGATTCAACACTCGGGGGACGCTATCCTTCCCGTTTCGATTCTTCTCATGGACCACGGACTGGCTCCATCTAGTGTCGGAAGTATCGGCCATTGCAGTAGTTATGCTCTTAATGAAGTAGCGAATTCGTTCCCGGTTTCGAAGGAACGAAGTCAGAATTCGAGGTATCGCCGTGCAAACGGTTCAGAAAACAACACTCGCTCGCGAACAAGACGTCACACAGAACTGGTACGTTGTCGATGCCGATAGCGAAATCGTCGGTCGTCTGGCAAGTCGAATCGCCACTGTCCTGATGGGAAAGCACAAGCCTATCTACACGGCACACGTCGACTGCGGTGACTTCGTTGTCGTTTTGAACTGCGACAAGATCCGGTTCTCTGGAAAGAAACTGGCTCACGCCGAGAATCCAAATTTCACCAAGAAAATGGCTCGGAAAGAGTACGATCGATACACCGGGTATCCCGGGGGTCGTCGTGTCGAAACCGGTGCTGAGTTGATTGAAACCAACCCAACCAAGATTCTGCACGAAGCTGTTCGTCGCATGCTGCCCAAGAACAAACTGGGACGCAAAATGCTGCGAAAGCTTAAGCTGTACGCCGGGACTAACCATCCACATCAGGCACAGCAGCCTCAGAACTTGCCAGAATGGGTTTAGACTGTTCGTTGGCTGACTTCATCGAGCAAGCCAGCCACTCTCAACAGCAGTGACCATTCTTCGAGATAACGTACAAGATAGTCGCACGAGCACAGGCGAATGAAGCAAGCTCGAGCGGACAAAGATATTTACCGACAATTGGCGAGGAAAGACGTTCCTCGCTCGAATCGATTGACTTAGTTTTTTGTTTTTGGAACACACCGGATGTCGACAGATTCACCGAACAACGATCCTGCAGAAAATGACACACCAGCGGAAGGAACCCCGGTCGAGGCAGTTTCTCAACCAGAGATGACTGAGCCGGAAGTTCCAAGCATTCCGTCCGCACCAGCGGCCGCCGCATCAGGCGAAGCGTCTCTCGCTTCCGGCCTGGAAATTGGCGGAACTGCTGTCGTCGAGGATTCAGGTGAAGAGGAGATCACTCGCCCCGATCCAGTGATTCGCGGAAAAGTGGATCGCTACGGAGTAGCTTGGGGAACTGGCCGTCGCAAGACTGCCGTTGCTCGAGTCCGACTCAAAGAAGGTGGCGGAACGATCACCGTCAACGGTCGTGAGTTCGAACAGTATTTCCCGATCCTGCGTGATCAGAAGCTCGTCCTCGGACCACTGTCAGCGACGTCTCTTGAAGGCAAAGTTGACATCATTGTGAACGTCAACGGTGGCGGACCTACCGGACAGACGGGAGCAGTCGTTCTCGGAATCGCACGGGCCATTCAGGCGAAGCATCCCGAACTTCACCAGACACTCAGTGAAGGTGGCTTCCTGACTCGTGATGGACGAATGGTTGAACGTAAGAAGTACGGCTTCAAGAAAGCTCGTCGAAGCTTCCAGTTCTCGAAGCGTTAATCCTCACGATTACGTCGTTCTCGATTCACACTTACAACGTTACAACGGATTGTCCACTGCGGACAAAGCTTTCATTGAGGTAGTGACATGGCACATAAAAAGGGACAGGGTTCAACTCGCAACGGTCGTGATTCAAACGCCAAGCGACGAGGAATCAAGAAATATGGTGGCCAGGCCGTCGTTGCTGGAAACATTCTTGCTCGACAGTGTGGAACCAAATGGCATCCCGGCAAGAATGTGGGAATGGGTCGTGATTACACCCTGTTCGCACTCGTCGACGGAACCGTTTTCTTCGATCGCAACGGTCGTCGCATGAATGTTTCCGCTGCGGAAGAAGCAGCTGCTGAGACCAACTAAATCGGTTCTCGAACATTCAATTCGTCTTCGATAGACGAGTCGAACCGAGCAAAAACTCGATACCATCAACTCCGTCTGCTAGAACGTTAGCAGACGGAGTTTTTTTGTGTCCCGTGCCTGAGACTTGATCGAACCTCAATCTCGTCCGATCATGTAAACTCAAAATCGATATGCCGACAAAGCATCCAGATAGATCCTCATCCAGTTGTGAACCGGAAGTTTCTTCCAAGCAAATGGTGGGAATTGCAGAAAGATAAACCGATGATCACGCGATTGCTCATGTTTCTGACATCACTTTTGATCTGTTGTGCAATCGGCAGAGCACAAGATCCAACGCCCACTGAAGAATCGAAACTCCTCGGCAACGTTCGTCGGGTCACTTTCGGGCTGCCACGAGCTGGCGAAGGATATTTTTCACCGGACGGTAAGACGATCGCCTTCCAAGCGTTTCCAGTCGGCTATCCCTTCTATCAGATTTACGTCCAGGCACTCGACGAGAAGACACCTGTACGTGTCAGCCCCGGGTTGGGACGAACGACATGCGCCTACTTCTCTCCTGATGGAAAGTCGCTGCTTTTCTCTTCCGCACACACAAACCCTGACATGGCTACCATTGAGAAGGAAGCTCGGGATCTTGCTGCTGCAGGCGGTCGGAGACGCTACGAATGGGACTTCGATCCACACATGGACATCTACGTGACCAGGTTCGACGGAGAGGAACTGGAACAACTCACTGACGCGGAAGGGTATGATGCAGAAGCAAGTTACTCGCACGACGGAAAACAAATTGTCTTCACGTCAACGCGAGATGGAGACCCCGACCTCTACATCATGAACTCTGATGGCACGAACGTCCACCAGATCGTCAATCAAGACGGCTACGACGGTGGACCGTTCTTCTCACCTGACGACAAGTGGATCGTCTTCCGAAGCGATCGCGACGAAGAACACATGCTCCAGCTTTATCTTGTTTCCGTCGATGGCCAGACTGAAATCCAGCTGACCGACAATCTTCAAACTGTGAACTGGGCGCCTTACTTTCATCCGTCGGGTGAGTACATCATCTGGACACGCGCAGACTATTCACGTGGACCACAAGGAGCCAACTTCGATCTGTACACGATGAATCTTCTTCATAAGGGTGACGCCGTTTCACCCGGTGCGGTCACACGAATCACGACACACGAGAAAGCAGATGTTCTGCCAGTCTTCAGCCCAGACGGAAAACAATTGATGTGGACATCTTCAAGAACTGAGGACGGATCAAGCCAACTCTACATCGCAGACTGGCACGGCCTGCCAACATCCGAAGAAGACGCCGATCGCTAACTCCAAGGTAGTTGGCGAATTCCGAATCCCACCAGATTTCTCGCGACCGTGAATTCAGCTGGACTGTTGACCAACCCGTTGCTGCCGATTTCATCGACGAATCACCGCAAACCAAAGAAGATGCGAATGAAGCAAGCACAACACGCTTGCAGAACTTTGACATCATCATCAAAATACCGGTCCCGGACGTTTGGCGCAGTTGGCTAGCGCGCTTCCTTCACACGGAAGAGGTCACAGGTTCGAGTCCTGTAACGTCCATTTCTAGAGCGTTTCCATGA harbors:
- the rpsI gene encoding 30S ribosomal protein S9, whose amino-acid sequence is MSTDSPNNDPAENDTPAEGTPVEAVSQPEMTEPEVPSIPSAPAAAASGEASLASGLEIGGTAVVEDSGEEEITRPDPVIRGKVDRYGVAWGTGRRKTAVARVRLKEGGGTITVNGREFEQYFPILRDQKLVLGPLSATSLEGKVDIIVNVNGGGPTGQTGAVVLGIARAIQAKHPELHQTLSEGGFLTRDGRMVERKKYGFKKARRSFQFSKR
- the rplM gene encoding 50S ribosomal protein L13 — encoded protein: MAVQTVQKTTLAREQDVTQNWYVVDADSEIVGRLASRIATVLMGKHKPIYTAHVDCGDFVVVLNCDKIRFSGKKLAHAENPNFTKKMARKEYDRYTGYPGGRRVETGAELIETNPTKILHEAVRRMLPKNKLGRKMLRKLKLYAGTNHPHQAQQPQNLPEWV
- the rpmA gene encoding 50S ribosomal protein L27, yielding MAHKKGQGSTRNGRDSNAKRRGIKKYGGQAVVAGNILARQCGTKWHPGKNVGMGRDYTLFALVDGTVFFDRNGRRMNVSAAEEAAAETN
- a CDS encoding biopolymer transporter Tol — its product is MITRLLMFLTSLLICCAIGRAQDPTPTEESKLLGNVRRVTFGLPRAGEGYFSPDGKTIAFQAFPVGYPFYQIYVQALDEKTPVRVSPGLGRTTCAYFSPDGKSLLFSSAHTNPDMATIEKEARDLAAAGGRRRYEWDFDPHMDIYVTRFDGEELEQLTDAEGYDAEASYSHDGKQIVFTSTRDGDPDLYIMNSDGTNVHQIVNQDGYDGGPFFSPDDKWIVFRSDRDEEHMLQLYLVSVDGQTEIQLTDNLQTVNWAPYFHPSGEYIIWTRADYSRGPQGANFDLYTMNLLHKGDAVSPGAVTRITTHEKADVLPVFSPDGKQLMWTSSRTEDGSSQLYIADWHGLPTSEEDADR